In Bradyrhizobium guangxiense, one DNA window encodes the following:
- a CDS encoding glycoside hydrolase family 88 protein codes for MSIDWEEAIARMMRRIENTAQQVGDAYPHWADPESGTWTTTSNGDWTGGYWLGMLWLASRSNGGERFRDLAERGCERLEPRVSADTAFKAATFYYGAGLGSLLTGSHRARTLGLAAARDLKQRYNHHLGLVPLGANAEEGADVGATASSVDSLVVSLLLFWAARTLDDRAMREVAANHTDKVLTVHQREDGSFIQSSSLDPETGKVLRRYTHKGFSENSVWARAQAWGVVCSTISYFSGGGEERWRQAAMNGADWWLAHVPDDCVSYWDFDAPKAPNVERDTAATAFMASALLKLSSIAPTDSKRRQYRSAGERTALALVERYLTPVHKNDSRPAGMLVEGCFNKRGDSRAEDYVSNAELIFGSYYLFEALHLLTGRLRPEEI; via the coding sequence ATGAGCATAGACTGGGAAGAAGCGATCGCACGTATGATGCGGCGGATCGAGAATACAGCTCAACAAGTTGGCGACGCCTATCCACATTGGGCAGATCCGGAGAGCGGCACCTGGACGACAACTTCAAACGGAGACTGGACCGGCGGCTATTGGCTGGGGATGCTTTGGCTTGCCTCGCGGAGTAACGGCGGCGAGCGCTTCAGAGATCTTGCAGAACGAGGTTGCGAGCGTCTTGAACCGCGCGTCTCGGCCGATACCGCGTTCAAGGCTGCGACCTTCTATTACGGGGCCGGACTGGGTTCGCTGCTCACCGGAAGTCACCGCGCGCGGACGCTCGGCCTTGCGGCGGCACGAGATCTGAAGCAACGCTACAACCATCACCTTGGTCTTGTGCCCCTTGGCGCGAATGCCGAGGAGGGCGCTGACGTGGGAGCCACTGCAAGCAGCGTCGACAGTTTGGTCGTCTCATTGCTGCTGTTTTGGGCCGCTCGAACTCTAGACGACCGCGCGATGCGCGAAGTGGCTGCCAATCATACGGATAAAGTTCTGACCGTCCATCAGCGTGAGGACGGATCCTTCATCCAGTCCTCCTCCCTCGATCCCGAGACCGGCAAGGTTCTCCGACGCTACACACACAAGGGCTTCAGCGAGAACAGCGTTTGGGCAAGAGCACAGGCGTGGGGCGTGGTGTGCTCGACGATCAGCTACTTTTCCGGCGGCGGAGAGGAGCGATGGCGTCAAGCCGCCATGAACGGGGCCGACTGGTGGCTCGCCCATGTGCCAGATGATTGCGTGTCGTACTGGGATTTTGACGCTCCTAAAGCGCCCAACGTCGAGCGGGACACTGCGGCGACCGCTTTTATGGCATCGGCTCTTCTAAAATTGAGCTCGATTGCGCCGACTGACAGTAAGCGGCGGCAATACCGTAGCGCCGGAGAACGCACCGCTTTGGCGCTGGTCGAACGATATCTCACTCCGGTTCATAAGAACGATAGCCGTCCAGCCGGCATGCTGGTGGAAGGATGCTTCAACAAGCGCGGGGATTCGAGAGCCGAGGACTACGTCAGTAATGCCGAATTGATCTTTGGTAGCTACTACTTGTTCGAGGCGCTTCATTTGCTAACCGGCAGGTTGCGGCCTGAAGAAATCTAA
- a CDS encoding NAD(P)/FAD-dependent oxidoreductase — MSTHSTIAIVGAGEAGTAAALALRERGWEESVVLIGNESSLPYERPPLSKAVLVDETRPGPKTIVTSERLSELKIDYRHGCEVVSIDRTASMVILSNGAKIGYHRLLLATGARPRDLNVPIAEGSRVATLRSYEDATRLRELIGQGCEMAVIGGGFIGLEVAASSILRGASVIVFEAGSRILSRAVPVGIAELIRAKHERSGVRIETTAVVERIELCEGRSCVVLAGGQRHLADLVIVGVGATPNVELAQAAGLAVDNGIALDEMLATSDPRVFAAGDCCSFPHRLYGKRIRLEAWRNAQRQGVIAAANMVGEDRPYDDLPWFWSDQYDETLQMVGLCCGGEIPVVRSLGPRGQLLFSLVDGGRLVAACGFGSLGAVAKEIRVAETIIRRELKVEAEALANPALNLKQLL, encoded by the coding sequence TTGAGTACTCATTCGACGATTGCCATTGTTGGCGCCGGCGAAGCTGGCACGGCAGCCGCCCTGGCGCTGCGCGAGCGCGGCTGGGAAGAGAGCGTGGTGTTGATCGGCAACGAAAGCAGTCTCCCGTATGAGCGCCCTCCTCTCTCCAAAGCAGTTCTGGTCGATGAGACGAGGCCTGGGCCGAAGACGATTGTGACGTCAGAGCGGCTTTCCGAATTGAAGATCGATTATCGCCACGGCTGTGAGGTGGTCTCGATTGATCGCACGGCCAGCATGGTGATTCTCTCGAATGGGGCCAAGATAGGCTATCATCGCCTCCTCTTGGCCACTGGCGCTCGTCCGCGTGACCTGAACGTGCCAATTGCTGAGGGATCAAGGGTCGCAACGCTTAGGTCGTATGAGGATGCCACACGCCTTCGCGAGTTAATCGGCCAAGGCTGCGAGATGGCTGTGATCGGCGGCGGCTTTATCGGGCTCGAGGTTGCTGCGAGCTCGATCTTGCGAGGCGCTTCGGTCATCGTCTTCGAAGCAGGATCGCGCATACTTTCCCGGGCAGTGCCAGTTGGCATAGCTGAACTGATCAGGGCCAAGCACGAGCGTTCTGGGGTACGGATCGAGACAACGGCAGTCGTTGAACGTATCGAGCTTTGTGAAGGACGCTCCTGCGTGGTACTGGCCGGGGGCCAAAGACATCTTGCCGATCTCGTGATCGTGGGGGTCGGTGCAACCCCCAACGTCGAACTGGCGCAAGCGGCGGGGCTCGCTGTCGACAACGGCATCGCGCTTGACGAAATGCTGGCCACATCGGATCCGCGCGTATTCGCAGCGGGGGACTGCTGTTCCTTTCCACATCGCCTTTACGGAAAGCGGATCAGGCTGGAAGCTTGGCGCAACGCGCAGCGGCAAGGGGTGATTGCGGCGGCGAATATGGTGGGCGAGGATCGTCCGTATGACGATCTCCCCTGGTTCTGGTCGGACCAATACGATGAGACTTTGCAAATGGTCGGCCTCTGCTGCGGCGGAGAAATCCCGGTCGTCAGAAGCCTAGGCCCGAGGGGCCAACTTCTATTCTCCCTTGTCGACGGCGGGCGCCTCGTGGCTGCTTGTGGGTTTGGAAGCCTCGGCGCCGTTGCGAAGGAAATCCGAGTTGCAGAGACGATCATTAGGCGGGAACTGAAGGTCGAGGCAGAGGCGCTCGCTAATCCGGCGCTGAACTTGAAGCAGCTTCTTTAG
- a CDS encoding MFS transporter yields the protein MQTMAQPSIDFIQPEKQVATRSMTIGLGGGVALEWYDWQVYGFMAAFLSPHFFPSNDPVVSLLGAFAVFGAGFIARPLGAALLGPIADRISHKRVMMIAVTVMALSSFLIAILPAHKDIGTLATAALVILRLMQGLATGAEAGVANAIAIELAPPGEEGRYLGLINGTFIMLGSIGASLVAFLVSAAVAPEVMREWAWRVPFAVGGLLGVLIFFLRQAIPETLIARAMHHDEMSRVQKTTGGVWKALWNVRLSLLAVILVIGSVQLANYTYNVGLPNIANGVFKENSTWVYGILTLMGFCWMVFSPAIGAFADKIKPSRAFILMRLLLIPAFFLTLLYSHQSLLTYAMVMLVGGAMVGCNMALYNFIATTLMPRTVRTTGVALGYAIGVTIFGGTTPYLLVWLQREDMAWMFPIYGSLVALLSVVVYQIAKKRGCIYVGE from the coding sequence ATGCAAACAATGGCCCAACCTTCTATCGATTTCATTCAGCCCGAGAAGCAAGTTGCAACGAGATCAATGACTATTGGTCTGGGCGGAGGCGTCGCGCTGGAGTGGTATGACTGGCAAGTCTACGGCTTCATGGCGGCTTTTCTATCTCCCCACTTCTTCCCTTCAAATGACCCGGTCGTTTCGCTGCTGGGAGCATTTGCCGTATTTGGAGCCGGATTCATTGCGCGGCCTCTGGGAGCGGCTTTGCTTGGTCCTATCGCAGATCGCATCAGCCATAAACGCGTCATGATGATCGCTGTTACGGTCATGGCGCTATCTTCGTTCCTGATTGCGATCTTGCCGGCTCATAAGGACATCGGGACCCTTGCCACTGCAGCGCTGGTCATTCTTCGACTGATGCAAGGGCTTGCCACTGGCGCAGAGGCGGGCGTCGCCAATGCAATCGCCATCGAGTTGGCACCACCAGGTGAGGAGGGGCGGTATCTCGGCTTGATCAACGGTACATTCATCATGTTGGGTTCGATCGGAGCAAGCCTCGTCGCTTTTCTGGTGAGCGCGGCCGTCGCCCCCGAGGTCATGCGCGAGTGGGCTTGGCGAGTGCCGTTTGCGGTCGGAGGCCTGCTTGGCGTCCTCATCTTCTTCCTGCGCCAAGCAATCCCGGAAACATTGATCGCCCGCGCTATGCATCATGACGAGATGTCGCGCGTTCAGAAAACCACCGGCGGCGTTTGGAAGGCGCTCTGGAATGTGCGACTGTCGCTTCTGGCCGTGATTTTGGTGATCGGCTCGGTGCAGCTCGCCAACTACACGTACAACGTGGGCCTGCCCAACATCGCCAATGGTGTTTTCAAGGAAAACAGCACGTGGGTGTACGGCATCCTGACCCTCATGGGATTTTGCTGGATGGTCTTTTCACCTGCCATCGGTGCGTTTGCAGACAAGATAAAGCCCTCGCGCGCGTTCATCTTGATGCGCCTTCTGCTCATCCCAGCATTCTTCCTGACGCTGCTCTATTCACACCAAAGCCTTCTGACCTACGCCATGGTGATGCTGGTTGGCGGGGCCATGGTGGGCTGCAATATGGCTCTCTACAACTTCATAGCCACAACCTTGATGCCGCGCACAGTGAGAACGACAGGCGTCGCCCTTGGTTACGCAATCGGTGTGACAATTTTCGGCGGTACCACGCCCTACCTGCTGGTATGGTTGCAACGCGAGGACATGGCATGGATGTTCCCAATCTACGGGTCGCTCGTCGCTTTGCTCAGCGTGGTCGTATATCAGATCGCTAAAAAGCGCGGCTGCATCTATGTAGGCGAGTGA